CATCCTGACCGTCGCTGCCGCCGAATCCGCAATCGGCCTGGCAATCCTGGTGGTCCTGTTCCGTAACCTGGACACGATCAACGTGGAAGACCTCGACCGCCTCAAAGGCTGATGGTCTCGGCTAGATAAACAAAAACGAAAAGGTTCAACAATGGCGGGGCAAATTTCAACCTCACTCTTACTGGCGGTGCCTCTGGCGCCGCTGGCAGGCTCGGCGATCGCCGGCCTGCTCGGCACCAAGTTCCTGGGCAATGTGGTCGGCCGCAAGGTGTCGCATACCGCGACCATCCTGGGCGTGCTGATCGCGCTGGTCATCTCGGTGCAAACCCTGATGGCCACGCTCGACGGCTTCAAGCTGAATGAAGACATCTACACCTGGATGACGGTCGGCACGCTGAAACTGGCGGTCGGCTTCCAGATCGACACCCTGACCGCGATGATGATGTGCGTCGTGACCTCGGTGTCGCTGATGGTCCACATCTACACGATCGGCTACATGGCGGAAGACGACGGCTACAACCGCTTCTTCTCGTACATCTCGCTGTTCACCTTCGCGATGCTGATGCTGGTCATGTCCAACAACTTCCTGCAGCTGTTCTTCGGCTGGGAGGCAGTTGGTCTTGTGTCCTATCTCCTGATCGGCTTCTGGTACACCCGTCCGACCGCGATCTTCGCGAACATGAAGGCGTTCCTGGTCAACCGCGTGGGCGACTTCGGCTTCATCCTCGGCATCGGCCTGATCCTGGCCTCGGCCGGTTCGATGAACTACGTCGAAGTGTTCGCCAAGGCCGACCAGCTGGCCCTGATGACGGTGCCGGGCACCGACTGGCCACTGCTGACCGCCGCCTGCATCTGCCTGTTCATCGGCGCGATGGGCAAGTCGGCGCAGTTCCCGCTGCACGTCTGGCTGCCTGACTCGATGGAAGGCCCGACCCCGATCTCGGCACTGATCCACGCCGCGACCATGGTTACCGCCGGCATCTTCATGGTGTCGCGCATGTCGCCGCTGTTCGAACTGTCGGACGGCGCGCTGAGCTTCATCATCGTCATCGGTTCGATCACCGCGCTGTTCATGGGCTTCCTGGGCATCATCCAGAATGACATCAAGCGCGTGGTTGCGTACTCGACGCTGTCGCAGCTGGGCTACATGACCGTCGCGCTGGGCGTGTCGGCCTATTCCGTCGCCGCATTCCACCTGATGACCCACGCCTTCTTCAAGGCGCTGCTGTTCCTTGGCGCCGGTTCGGTCATCATCGGCATGCACCATGACCAGGACATGCGCAACATGGGCGGCCTGAGGAAATACATGCCAATCACCTGGATCACTTCGCTGATCGGTTCGCTGGCCCTGATCGGTACGCCGCTGTTCTCGGGCTTCTACTCGAAGGATTCGATCATCGAGGCGGTGCACGCAAGCACGCTGCCGGGTTCGGGCTTCGCCAACTTCGCGGTGCTGGCCGGCGTGTTCGTCACGGCGTTCTACTCGTTCCGCATGTATTTCCTGGTCTTCCATGGCGAAGAGCGTTTTGGCAAGGCACATGCACATGATCATCATGACGATCACGCGCATGACAAGGCTGCCGCGCACGACCACGCGGATCCGCACGCCAAGCACGACTCGGACGCGCACCATGAAGAGGAACATGACGACCACGGCCACCACGGTCTGGCCCCAGGCCAGAAGCCGCACGAGTCGCCATGGGTCGTGACCCTGCCGCTGATCCTGCTGGCAATCCCGTCGGTCATCGTCGGCTACCTGGCAATCGGTCCTATGTTGCACGGTAATTTCTTCGATGGCGTGATCACCGTCAATCCGGCTCACCCTGCGATGGCCGAACTGAACGAGATGTTCCACGGCGCCGGCGCGATGGCCCTGCACGGCCTGCAGACCGCACCGTTCTGGCTGGCACTGGCTGGCGTCGTTGCCGCCTACTACTGCTATATGGTCAACCCGCGCGTGCCGGCCTGGTTCTACGCCAAGCTCAAGCCGCTGCATACCCTGCTGGACAACAAGTACTACATGGATGCGTTCAACCAGAAGTTCTTCGCTGGCGGCGCA
This portion of the Telluria beijingensis genome encodes:
- the nuoL gene encoding NADH-quinone oxidoreductase subunit L; amino-acid sequence: MAGQISTSLLLAVPLAPLAGSAIAGLLGTKFLGNVVGRKVSHTATILGVLIALVISVQTLMATLDGFKLNEDIYTWMTVGTLKLAVGFQIDTLTAMMMCVVTSVSLMVHIYTIGYMAEDDGYNRFFSYISLFTFAMLMLVMSNNFLQLFFGWEAVGLVSYLLIGFWYTRPTAIFANMKAFLVNRVGDFGFILGIGLILASAGSMNYVEVFAKADQLALMTVPGTDWPLLTAACICLFIGAMGKSAQFPLHVWLPDSMEGPTPISALIHAATMVTAGIFMVSRMSPLFELSDGALSFIIVIGSITALFMGFLGIIQNDIKRVVAYSTLSQLGYMTVALGVSAYSVAAFHLMTHAFFKALLFLGAGSVIIGMHHDQDMRNMGGLRKYMPITWITSLIGSLALIGTPLFSGFYSKDSIIEAVHASTLPGSGFANFAVLAGVFVTAFYSFRMYFLVFHGEERFGKAHAHDHHDDHAHDKAAAHDHADPHAKHDSDAHHEEEHDDHGHHGLAPGQKPHESPWVVTLPLILLAIPSVIVGYLAIGPMLHGNFFDGVITVNPAHPAMAELNEMFHGAGAMALHGLQTAPFWLALAGVVAAYYCYMVNPRVPAWFYAKLKPLHTLLDNKYYMDAFNQKFFAGGALGVGKGLWNVGDRGLIDGLVVNGSAKVVAWFSTITKQAQTGYIYHYAFVMIVGVLAAMLYFFPFWRG